In Anoplopoma fimbria isolate UVic2021 breed Golden Eagle Sablefish chromosome 12, Afim_UVic_2022, whole genome shotgun sequence, one DNA window encodes the following:
- the LOC129099982 gene encoding glycerol-3-phosphate dehydrogenase [NAD(+)], cytoplasmic, producing the protein MASPKKVCIIGSGNWGSAIAKIVGSNAAQNSNFDTTVKMWVFEETVNGRKLTEIINSDHENVKYLPGHKLPANVLAVPDLVEASTDADILIFVIPHQFVGRVCDTIKGKIKTDALGISLIKGVDEGPDGLKLISDVIQEKLGINMSVLMGANIANEVADEKFCETTIGCKNKNHGALLKELMQTNNFRVTVVEEYDVVEICGALKNIVAVGAGFCDGLGFGDNTKAAVIRLGLMEMIAFARIFCTAGPVSSATFLESCGVADLITTCYGGRNRKVAEAFVKTGKSIEELEKEMLNGQKLQGPATAAEVYLILKHKNLIDKFPLFNAVYQICFQGHPVTEFISCLQNHPEHM; encoded by the exons ATGGCTTCACCGAAGAAAGTCTGCATCATTGGCTCTGGAAACTG GGGTTCTGCCATTGCCAAGATAGTGGGTTCCAATGCGGCCCAGAATTCCAATTTTGACACCACCGTCAAAATGTGGGTGTTTGAGGAGACGGTGAACGGGCGCAAACTGACTGAAATAATCAACAGTGACCACGAAAATGTGAAGTACCTTCCTGGGCACAAGCTGCCAGCAAATGTG ctggcCGTCCCTGACCTGGTGGAGGCGTCCACTGATGCAGACATCTTGATATTTGTGATCCCACATCAGTTTGTTGGGAGAGTGTGTGACACCATAAAGGGCAAGATAAAGACTGATGCACTGGGGATATCGCTCATCAAG GGCGTAGACGAGGGGCCTGATGGACTTAAACTCATCTCTGATGTGATCCAGGAGAAGCTTGGTATCAACATGAGTGTGCTAATGGGGGCCAACATTGCCAATGAGGTTGCTGATGAGAAGTTTTGTGAGACCACTATTG gGTGTAAGAATAAAAACCACGGGGCTCTCCTGAAGGAACTCATGCAGACCAACAACTTCCGAGTCACTGTGGTGGAGGAGTACGATGTGGTGGAAATCTGTGGAGCCCTGAAG AACATTGTTGCGGTCGGAGCAGGTTTCTGTGACGGTCTGGGCTTCGGAGACAACACCAAGGCAGCGGTGATCCGGTTAGGCCTGATGGAGATGATCGCATTCGCCCGCATTTTCTGCACCGCCGGTCCCGTGTCCTCCGCGACCTTCCTGGAGAGCTGCGGTGTGGCCGACCTCATCACGACCTGCTACGGCGGCCGCAACCGCAAAGTAGCAGAAGCTTTCGTGAAGACGGGGAAG TCCATTgaggagctggagaaagagATGCTGAACGGTCAGAAGCTGCAGGGACCAGCGACGGCAGCCGAGGTCTATCTCATCCTCAAGCACAAAAACCTAATTGACAA GTTCCCACTGTTCAATGCAGTGTATCAGATCTGCTTTCAGGGACATCCAGTCACAGAGTTCATAAGCTGTTTGCAGAACCACCCAGagcacatgtaa
- the g6pd gene encoding glucose-6-phosphate 1-dehydrogenase isoform X2: MSQKMSKLPLSRSEVFGELRKELHEDEKFHQSDHIFIIMGASGDLAKKKIYPTLWWLYRDGLLPEQTYFVGFARSDLTVDAIRTSCMPYLKVTDKDAERLAAFFKRNTYISGKYADESSFTKLDTHILSLPQGSEANRLFYLALPPTVYHDVTKNIKHCCMSKKGWNRVIVEKPFGHDLQSSEELSTHLSSLFTEDQIYRIDHYLGKEMVQNLMVLRFGNRIFGPIWNRDSVACVVLTFKEPFGTQGRGGYFDDFGIIRDVMQNHLLQMLCLVAMEKPASTSSDDVRDEKVKVLKCITPVTISDVVLGQYVGDPEGEGDAKLGYLDDPTVPKGSTQATFTTAVLYVHNERWDGVPFILRCGKALNERKAEVRLQFTDVPGDIFGDQCRRNELVVRVQPNEAVYAKMMSKKPGVYFSPEETELDLTYKSRYKDVKLPDAYERLILDVFCGSQMHFVRSDELREAWRIFTPLLHHIDGEKPKPISYKYGSRGPAEADELAKKVGFRYEGTYKWVNPHRL, from the exons AGAAAATGAGCAAACTCCCCCTCTCTCGGTCTGAGGTGTTCGGGGAGCTGAGGAAGGAGCTGCATGAAGATGAAAAGTTCCATCAGTCCGatcacatcttcatcatcatgggAGCATCG GGGGATCTTGCTAAGAAGAAAATCTACCCAACTCTATG GTGGTTGTACAGAGACGGCCTCCTCCCTGAGCAGACGTATTTTGTGGGCTTTGCTCGCTCTGACCTGACAGTTGATGCCATTCGGACTTCTTGCATGCCATACCTGAAG GTGACGGATAAAGACGCAGAGCGGTTGGCGGCCTTCTTTAAGAGGAACACGTACATCAGTGGGAAATATGCAGACGAGAGTTCCTTCACCAAACTCGACACGCACATCTTGTCTCTTCCTCAAGGATCCGAGGCAAACCGTCTGTTCTACCTGGCGCTGCCGCCCACCGTCTACCACGACGTCACCAAGAACATCAAGCACTGCTGTATGAGCAAAAA AGGCTGGAACAGGGTGATTGTAGAGAAGCCGTTTGGACACGACCTCCAGAGCTCTGAAGAGCTGTCCACTCACCTCTCCTCGCTCTTCACTGAGGATCAAATCTACCGTATTGACCACTATCTGGGCAAGGAAATGGTGCAGAACCTCATGGTGCTCAG GTTTGGGAACCGAATCTTCGGGCCGATCTGGAACAGGGACAGCGTGGCCTGTGTTGTTCTCACCTTTAAAGAACCGTTTGGGACTCAGGGACGAGGAGGCTACTTTGATGATTTTGGCATCATCCG CGATGTCATGCAGAACCACTTGCTCCAGATGCTCTGcctggttgccatggagaaaCCAGCTTCCACCAGCTCTGATGATGTCAGGGATGAAAAG GTGAAGGTGCTGAAGTGCATCACTCCAGTGACCATATCTGATGTGGTGCTGGGTCAGTATGTGGGGGATCCAGAGGGGGAGGGAGACGCCAAACTGGGTTATCTTGATGATCCCACAGTTCCTAAAGGATCAACTCAGGCCACCTTCACCACGGCTGTACTTTATGTGCACAATGAACGCTGGGACG GTGTCCCTTTCATCCTCCGCTGTGGAAAAGCTCTGAATGAGAGGAAAGCTGAGGTGCGGCTGCAGTTCACAGATGTCCCAGGGGACATTTTTGGAGATCAGTGTCGTAGGAATGAGCTGGTGGTGCGCGTGCAGCCCAACGAGGCCGTCTACGCCAAGATGATGAGCAAGAAACCTGGCGTCTACTTTAGCCCAGAGGAGACTGAGCTGGACCTCACCTACAAGAGCAGATACAAG GATGTGAAGCTTCCAGACGCTTACGAACGTCTCATCCTGGACGTCTTCTGTGGGAGTCAGATGCACTTTGTACGCag TGATGAACTAAGGGAAGCATGGAGGATCTTCACACCTCTTCTCCATCACATAGACGGAGAGAAGCCCAAACCCATTTCTTACAAATATGGAAG ccggGGCCCAGCAGAAGCAGACGAACTTGCAAAGAAAGTTGGATTTCGCTATGAAGGCACTTACAAATGGGTCAACCCTCACAGACTGTGA
- the g6pd gene encoding glucose-6-phosphate 1-dehydrogenase isoform X1 has translation MGTRASAEKMSKLPLSRSEVFGELRKELHEDEKFHQSDHIFIIMGASGDLAKKKIYPTLWWLYRDGLLPEQTYFVGFARSDLTVDAIRTSCMPYLKVTDKDAERLAAFFKRNTYISGKYADESSFTKLDTHILSLPQGSEANRLFYLALPPTVYHDVTKNIKHCCMSKKGWNRVIVEKPFGHDLQSSEELSTHLSSLFTEDQIYRIDHYLGKEMVQNLMVLRFGNRIFGPIWNRDSVACVVLTFKEPFGTQGRGGYFDDFGIIRDVMQNHLLQMLCLVAMEKPASTSSDDVRDEKVKVLKCITPVTISDVVLGQYVGDPEGEGDAKLGYLDDPTVPKGSTQATFTTAVLYVHNERWDGVPFILRCGKALNERKAEVRLQFTDVPGDIFGDQCRRNELVVRVQPNEAVYAKMMSKKPGVYFSPEETELDLTYKSRYKDVKLPDAYERLILDVFCGSQMHFVRSDELREAWRIFTPLLHHIDGEKPKPISYKYGSRGPAEADELAKKVGFRYEGTYKWVNPHRL, from the exons AGAAAATGAGCAAACTCCCCCTCTCTCGGTCTGAGGTGTTCGGGGAGCTGAGGAAGGAGCTGCATGAAGATGAAAAGTTCCATCAGTCCGatcacatcttcatcatcatgggAGCATCG GGGGATCTTGCTAAGAAGAAAATCTACCCAACTCTATG GTGGTTGTACAGAGACGGCCTCCTCCCTGAGCAGACGTATTTTGTGGGCTTTGCTCGCTCTGACCTGACAGTTGATGCCATTCGGACTTCTTGCATGCCATACCTGAAG GTGACGGATAAAGACGCAGAGCGGTTGGCGGCCTTCTTTAAGAGGAACACGTACATCAGTGGGAAATATGCAGACGAGAGTTCCTTCACCAAACTCGACACGCACATCTTGTCTCTTCCTCAAGGATCCGAGGCAAACCGTCTGTTCTACCTGGCGCTGCCGCCCACCGTCTACCACGACGTCACCAAGAACATCAAGCACTGCTGTATGAGCAAAAA AGGCTGGAACAGGGTGATTGTAGAGAAGCCGTTTGGACACGACCTCCAGAGCTCTGAAGAGCTGTCCACTCACCTCTCCTCGCTCTTCACTGAGGATCAAATCTACCGTATTGACCACTATCTGGGCAAGGAAATGGTGCAGAACCTCATGGTGCTCAG GTTTGGGAACCGAATCTTCGGGCCGATCTGGAACAGGGACAGCGTGGCCTGTGTTGTTCTCACCTTTAAAGAACCGTTTGGGACTCAGGGACGAGGAGGCTACTTTGATGATTTTGGCATCATCCG CGATGTCATGCAGAACCACTTGCTCCAGATGCTCTGcctggttgccatggagaaaCCAGCTTCCACCAGCTCTGATGATGTCAGGGATGAAAAG GTGAAGGTGCTGAAGTGCATCACTCCAGTGACCATATCTGATGTGGTGCTGGGTCAGTATGTGGGGGATCCAGAGGGGGAGGGAGACGCCAAACTGGGTTATCTTGATGATCCCACAGTTCCTAAAGGATCAACTCAGGCCACCTTCACCACGGCTGTACTTTATGTGCACAATGAACGCTGGGACG GTGTCCCTTTCATCCTCCGCTGTGGAAAAGCTCTGAATGAGAGGAAAGCTGAGGTGCGGCTGCAGTTCACAGATGTCCCAGGGGACATTTTTGGAGATCAGTGTCGTAGGAATGAGCTGGTGGTGCGCGTGCAGCCCAACGAGGCCGTCTACGCCAAGATGATGAGCAAGAAACCTGGCGTCTACTTTAGCCCAGAGGAGACTGAGCTGGACCTCACCTACAAGAGCAGATACAAG GATGTGAAGCTTCCAGACGCTTACGAACGTCTCATCCTGGACGTCTTCTGTGGGAGTCAGATGCACTTTGTACGCag TGATGAACTAAGGGAAGCATGGAGGATCTTCACACCTCTTCTCCATCACATAGACGGAGAGAAGCCCAAACCCATTTCTTACAAATATGGAAG ccggGGCCCAGCAGAAGCAGACGAACTTGCAAAGAAAGTTGGATTTCGCTATGAAGGCACTTACAAATGGGTCAACCCTCACAGACTGTGA